The sequence CATCGGTATGGATGGAAATACAAACTGGATCAGTCTTGCTGCTGGTGAAAACAATATGACGGTTGATGCCGGTATGTACACTACACCTCCGCAGACTGCATGCATTGGCGACTTTGTATGGAATGATGCAAACCACAACGGCATTCAGGATGCAAATGAAGTTGGTATTTCCGGTATTACAATAGAACTTCATAAGTGCAGTGATAACAGCCTGGTTGCCCAGACAGTAAGCGTCGGAAACGGATACTACTCATTCTGCGACGTTCCTGAGGGCAGCTATTACGTTAAGTTCGTTACCACAGGCTGGACCGTTAGTCCTATTAACCAGGATGGTGACGATAAGGATTCTGACATAGGTCCGGACGGAAAGACCGCCTGCTTTGACGTCGTTCCCGGTCATAATAACTATACGGTCGATGCAGGCCTATATCCCCCGACACCGGGCAATAACGGCTGCGTTGGCGACTTCGTATGGAATGACCTGAACCACAATGGCATTCAGGACGTTAACGAACCCGGTATACCGGGAGTTACGGTTGAGCTGCATGACTGCACGACACACGCACTCATTGCAACAACTGTAACAAACATGTTCGGCCATTATCAGTTCTATAATGTTCCTGCCGGAAGCTACTATGTTAAACTGAATGTTCCGGCCGGTTATAACATCAGTCCGATCAATCAGGGTTCAAATGACGAGAAAGATTCCGACATTGGCGGCGACGGACAGAGCGCATGCTTTGATGTTATGGCAGGCGTGTCAAATAATTCAGTTGATGCAGGACTCTATACGACTCCTCAGAACCTTGCCTGCATTGGCGACTTCGTATGGCTCGATCTGAACCATAACGGAATCCAGGACGCAGGTGAACCGGGCTTATACGGCGTAACCGCTGCCCTCTACAGGTGCAGCGACAACGGTCTGGTTGCCTGGACGACAACAAATTACTTCGGGCAGTATACATTCCCGAACATCCCGGCCGGCGATTACTACGTGAAGTTCACAGTTCCTACAGGATATACTGTAAGTCCGGCTCTGCAGGGCGGAAATCAGGCTCTTGATTCCAATCCTGATGCAACCGGAAAGACAGCCTGCTTTACTGTTGCAGGCGGAACTTCAAATGTAACGATTGATGCCGGTATGTATCCGACACCTTCGGACAAGGGTTCAATCGGTGACTTTGTATGGAAAGACCTGAATGGCAACGGAATTCAGGATGCTAATGAACCCGGGGTGCCGGGAGTGACAGTTGAACTGCGCAAGTGCAGTGACCATAGTCTTGTTGCTTCAACAACAACTGATGCTACAGGGCACTATGCGTTTGCAAACGTTCCGGCCGGAAGCTACTTTGTGAAGATAATTGTTCCCTCCGGTTATACTGTAAGCCCGATAAATCAGGGTGCAAATGACGCTCTTGATTCCGACTTTGGCACGGATGGACAAACCGCATGCTTCGACGTTGTGGGCGGCGTTAACAACAACACAATCGATGCTGGTCTCGTTCCGCCGGTAACAACAGATCTTGAAGTAACTAAATCTGCAAGCAAGATATTCCTGCAGTGCGGTGAGGACTTTACCTATACGGTTACTGTTAAGAACAACGGTCCTGTTGCTGCAAGCGCAGTAGTTGTAACTGACCTTGAGCCGGCCGGTGCCGACTTTACAGGCAGCACTCCTTCACAGGGGACTTACAACCCGACTACGGGTGAATGGAACGTTGGAAATCTTGCCGTTGGAGCAAGCGCTACGCTTACACTCAATGCTAAGGTTGACTGCACCGAGCTGAGCACAAGTTCGCTTACTCTTGGTGCTGCTGAAGGTTATAACATATTTGTATTCAATGACCTCAACCAGACCGGTACAAGCATTCAGGGTAAGGCCGCTGTCGGCGGAAACGCCACCATGGCGGCTTACTCGTCGATTGGTTCAGGTCTTGCAGCAAACAGCGGCAACGTACTCGTTGTGGGAGGTAATCTTACAATGGTTAACGGAACTGTTGCAAATGGAAACGTGGTCTATGGCGGAACAACAAACCTGCCTCAGCCTTCGGTAACTGTACCAGGCGGAACACTCATCCATGCATCTCCGGTTAACTTTGCTGCTGCCCAGGCAGCCTTAAGCAGCCTGTCTGGTACACTTGCAGGCTACGGCGCTAACGGTACAACAGCATTCCAGTGGGGAAGTTTAACCCTTACGGGAACTGACCCGGCTCTGAATGTATTCAATGTTTCCGGAAGCGACATTTCAGCTTCAAACAACTTTGTCATTAACGTTCCTAACGGCTCAGTCGTTATTGTCAATATCTCGGGGCAGAACCCGGTATGGACAGGCGGTATGAGCCTTAACGGCGCTGCTGCAGGCAACGCTTTATTTAACTTCTATCAGGCACAGACGCTCAAGATTCAGGGCATTGACGTAAAAGGTACAGTACTTGCGCCTTTGGCTGCTCTGGACTTCCCGTCTGGAATTGTTTCAGGACAGGCAATTGTTAAATCCTTAACAGGTGCCGGCCAGTTCTGCAATACGCCTTTTATAGGAAGCATTCCGGCTTCGAAGAGCTTCACAAATACTGCTATGATTACCGGAAACAGCCCGGTTGACATAATAGCATCTAATAACTCTTCCAGCGTAACCGTAACCATTGGCACACAGCCTGGTAACGGCGGACAGCAGCCTCCTATTTGCCAGTTTGACGGCATGATATCCGCTTTCGCATTTGACTGCTGCAATATGTACGCTGCCACTCAGGGCGGGAAAGTTTACCGCTCGTCTGACGGCGGAAAGACCTGGCAGCTCTTCAGTGAAGGCCTGAATGCTGCTTATATCTGGGCTCTTACCGTTGTTGACGGAACCGTGTTCGCGGCAACAGAACAGGGTATTTATGTATTCAATGGAACAAAGTGGACGCTCGTCGGCTGCGGCAACTATGACGTCCATGACCTTGTCGGATGCAACGGTACACTCTATGCTGCAACCTGGGGACATGGAATCCAGATGTCTAATGATTACGGATTGAACTGGATACCGGTCAATACCGGATTTACAGTGCTGCCTTACATTCAGTCTCTTACTGCTGTAAACGGTTATATCTATGCCGCCACCTTGGGCAGCGGTATATACAGACTCCAGTGCGGCGGTACAACCTGGATCCCGGTAAGCACTTCCTGCCAGTCATTCTGGAGCATATCCGGCTGCCAGAACTATCTCTATGCTGCCAGCTATGGCGACGGACTCTACCAGTCATGCGACGGTACCACATGGAATAAGGTAACTACTCTGCCATGCCCGTACATTTATTCGATTGATGTTGCTCCCTGCGGCAAGGTCTTTGTAAGCTCGCTTATGGGCGGCGTTTATTCGTCGTGCGATAACGGTGCTTCATGGACACAGATGGGCTTCGACGGATACAACGTATGTGCAGTTGTAGTTGATCCGGCTACTGAAAATGTATACCTCGGCACCAAGGCTGGTGAAGTCTACATGCTAGACGCCAGTCTGACAGCTGTTGAAGGCAAAGACAGGCTGCCCAAAGAGTTCAGCCTGAGCCAGAACTATCCTAACCCGTTCAACCCGTCAACTACTATCAGCTTCGCTATTCCGGTTGCGGGCAAGTATACACTCAAGATATACGACATGCTGGGTCAGGAAGTTACAACTCTGGTAAATAAGGAGCTCTCGGCGGGGTATCATAAGGTTGTATTTGATGCCAGCAGGATGTCATCAGGTATGTACATCTACAGACTTTCTGGAACTAACGTCCAGATGATCAGAAAGATGATGCTTGTGAAGTAATCTTATGATCAGGTGACTATGCATAAAGCGGGGGGCAGCCCCCGCTTTACCTGCAGAAAAACTTGCTTCTTTTACATATCCCAAATGAAATTAGGGGGCTGTCCCTTCCGGGGGCAGCCCCCTTTCTTATTCCCATCCATGAAAAAAATAAAAATTCTTATACTTTCTTTTTAAAATGCCTTGATTAGGATCACAAAAACTTATATATCATTATAACTGCGACACAGATCACAGCGGGAAATAAATATTATTAATGACAACCTTAAGAACCGCTGCGGATGAACATATAAACAGAGGGAAAAGTGGAAGGGATTATACTGGTAAGTCCGCTTTTATTTTTGATGGTAATTATCGTCTCCTCAAAGACAACCCATGGAAACTGCTTCAAGGCAGCTGCTGTTTCAGTCCTTTACCCGGCTTATCCGGAATTCCTTCTTAGCTTACCTGCGCCATCTGTTTTACCGCTTAGACCTGGTTCCGTAATAAATGAAAAATCTGTAACTGGCATCTTCCGGGCCTCCTTCGGGCCTGAAAGAAACGGGAAGGCGTTCTTTGTATTCTGATGAACTGTAAACTGATGACTCATAGATGTGCTTAATAACTGTCTGCTGATACTGATATCTAACTTAATTTAACGGAGGGCGGGATATGAAGAGTCGATTCTTATGCACTATGTTCATGCTGCTATGGATTATTGTCCTTTCCGGGAATAGCCCGGCACAAACCCAATGCGATCTGAGCAAATTTGCTACCTATACCGCAGCTGGATGGAGCTGCGATGCAACCAGCGACTATGATAACATAGGAAGGCTGCGCGATTTTTATTTTCCTCAGAAGTTCCCCAACGGCCTTGCCATTGGCGGAAAATACACCATAAAACTTACTTCATCTCAGGCGCTGGTTGCCTATCTGAAGGGAGATGGAAACCCTGACAAGCTAAGTCACAGCTACGTGAATCCTTCCTCTACTGAAAGCGGAATCTTCGGCATTCAGGTTGCAGCCCTGACATTAAATGCTTTTGCCGATGAAATATTAAAGTCCGGTTCAAGCTACCTTTTACTGAAGGATCTCGTTATAGCTTCAGGAACACTACAGGGGAAAACTGTTTCGGAATTCCTTGCCTTGGCCAATAAAGCGCTTGGCGGTGAGGATGCCGGCTATACAGTGTCGGTCCTTAACGAAATAGCCTCCAGGGTAAACGGAAACTTTGAGGAGGGGAAAGTAAACCGGGGTTATCTCAGCTGCCCTTCTGAACATGGCGTGCTGGCTATTGGCGACAGGGTCTGGCTGGATAGCAACAAGAACGGAATACAGGACCAGGGAGAGCCCGGAATCCAAAGCGTCACGGTGAAACTTTATAACTGCGATAACACGCTTTCGGCAACGGCTGTTACAAACGCCGAGGGGAACTATTCTTTTACAAACCTTGGCACGGGCAGCTATTATATAAAGGTTGTTGTACCCGAGGGGTATACCGTAACGCTGCAGGACCAGGGTACAAATGATGCCGTGGATTCAGACATTGATAAAGACGGAAAAAGCAAATGCTACACGCCCGCAGGCTGCAAATGCGACTATGATAAAATTGTGGATGCGGGACTTTATAAGACAAGCCAGGAAAACTACCTCCTGGGCGACTTTGTATGGAATGACCTGAATGGAAACGGAATTCAGGATCAGGGTGAACCCGGCATTCAGGGAATTACAGTTGAACTGCGTAACTGCGTGGGGACACTGATATCGAACAGGATAACAGATGCCAATGGAAAGTACACTTTTATTAATGTTCCTGTGGGGAGCTACTTTATTAAGATAGTTGCATCGAACTATACGGTAAGTCCCAAGAACCAGGGCGCAGACGACGCAAAGGACTCTGATATAGGTCCTGACGGCAAAACCGAATGTTTTAATGTTGCCGCAAATGTTACCAATCTTACCGTGGATGCAGGACTCATAAAACAGAGCCAGGATTGCACCGATCTTGAAGTGGTGGTTACCTCCAGCAAGACAAGCCTTCAGTGTGCAGAGACATTTACCTACACTGTAACTGTAAAGTACCTGGGCCCTTCTGCGGCTTCTTCTGTAGTTGTCGGCGACGTTCTGCCTCTTGGGGTTGATTACCTGAGCGCAAATGCATCACAGGGATCATATAATTCATCAGACGGAAAATGGTCCGTCGGAAGCCTTGCCGTAGGCGCAAGCGCGGCGCTGAAAATCAATGTAAAAGTCAACTGCGATGAAATGGCTAAAAAATCTCTGGACTTTGGTCCCGCCAGGGATTACAACGTTTTTGTATTTGAGAACCTGACGCAGCCTTCTGCAGATACACAGGGCAAAATGGCAGTTGGAGGCGATGCTTACCTGGCGAACTACTCCGTTGGCGACCTCCTGCCTCCAAACAGCGGCAATGTGCTTGTAGTAGGAGGCAACCTGACTTTTATCAGCGGGGCAATAAATAACGGCAATGCGGTCTATGGCGGAACTACAAACCTTCCGCAGATGGCCGTCTCAATTACCGGGGGCACTCTGATAAACGGCCGCCCGATTGATTTTGCACAGGCTAAAACATACCTGCAGAACCTGTCAATGACGCTTTCAGGCTACACTGTAAACGGCACTGTCTCCTCGCAATGGGGAACCATGACGCTTACAGGAACAGATCCGTTCATGAATGTTTTTAAGATTTCAGGAAGTGACCTTTCAAATACTCATAACCTTGTAATTAACGCCCCCGGGGGATCTGTTGTAATTATAAACGTGTCGGGGCAGAATATTTCCTGGATGGGAGGCATGAGCGTGAACGGGCCTGCAGCAGGCAATATAGTCTTTAATTTCTATCAGGCGCTCACGCTTAAAATTCAGGGGATCGCGGTAATTGGATCAGTGCTTGCCCCTCTGGCCGCACTCGAATTCCCGGCGGGGTTAATAACAGGGCAGGTAATAGTCAGGTGCATGACGGGTTCAGGACAGTTTAATACGGCGCCCTTCGGAGGCAATATATCTGCCAGCTTTGTTATTACAAATACGGCGACACTATTGTCGAGTGTGCCGGTGGATATTGTACTGGCAAATAATACTTCGAGTGTAACTGTAAATGTCAGCACCTCCGGCAGTGGCGGCGGAACAATTCCAATTACTCCAACATGGTCTTTCGGTCAGCTTATCTATGCATTCGCCTTCGATGGATGCAACGTTTATGCCGCAACCTGGGGCGGAAAAATATATAAGTCAACTGATTCGGGCCTGACCTGGGTTGTATTTTCCGAAACCATAGAATCTACATATATATGGTCCCTTACCGTGGTGCAGGGGCGTGTCTTTGCCGCAACGGCAAAAGGGATTTATGTATATAACGGTACTAAATGGGTTGTGGCAGGCTGCGCAAACCTGGACGTCCACGACATAGTATTCTATAACGGTGTGCTCTATGCCGCAACATGGAGCTCGGGAGTTTACATGTCAGTGGATTTAGGAGTAAGCTGGAAGGCGATTAATAGCGGCTTTAACATCTGGCCGGTAATTCAGGCAATTACCGTTGCCGGTAACGGCGATCTGTATGCTGCAACCTTCGGATTCGGCATATACCGGCTGGCCTATGGAACTACTACATGGGTTCAGGTAAACTGCTCATTCCAGATGTTCTGGACGATAGCTGCCTCAAAGACAATGCTCTTTGCCGCAAGCTATGGTGACGGGCTCTATCAGTCCGTTAACGGGCAGACATGGACAAAAGTAACCACTTTGCCCGTGCAGTTCATTTACACGATTGGTGTTGCTCCCTGCGGCAGGATTTACGTCAGTTCACTTACCGGAGGCATTTATATGTCGGAGGACAACGGCCTGACATGGAAACATTTGGGCTTTGACGGCTGCAACGTTTGTGCTCTTGTAGTGGATCCTTCAACCGAAGAGGTCATTTGTGGAACCAAAAGCGGCGAGGTCTACAGGCTTTCCGCAAGCCTTACAAACGGCGGGGAGAAGCCTGAAATTCCGGCTGAATTCAGCCTGAAGCAGAACTATCCTAACCCGTTCAACCCGTCAACTACGATTGAATTTGCGGCTCCGGAGGCAGGCGACTATACGTTAAAAGTCTATGACATGCTTGGCCGGGAAGTTGCAACTCTCTTAAGCGGCACCCTTACGGCAGGATATCACAAGGCGGTATTTAACGCAGACAAAGTGCCCTCGGGAGTTTATGTCTACAGGCTTACAGGCAATAAAGTTGCTATGAGCAGAAAGATGATGCTGGTCAGATAATATTAAATTCTGATATTGAAATACGGGCTGCCGGTTTTCCGCCTCAGGAACCGGCGCTCCTTTTCCTTGAGCAAATTTACCCGCACTCCGTAGGCGCGAGAAGCCTGTCATTCACTGCGAGGGATGCAGGCTTCAACCGCCCGGATATGGGAAAACTCCTGATGGCTTTAGGTTTGGAAAAAATTCTGACGTTATATACACGTGATGAATTACCCGGCTCCTGAGGCGGCTTTATGAAATGAGGTTTAGCATGGACTTTAATGTTTCCAGGTACTCATCCATGCCCATTGGCCTGTTATATTTTTTTTCAAGCTCTTTTGCCAGCGGCTCTTCACTTTCAGAGACTTCTTTGTTTATTACTACTATATCCGGTGAGAGCGGCCTTTCAAACTTTGCTTCCCCCGAAAGATACTTAACCAGATCTTCCTTGCTGACAAGGAACATGTCAGAATCATTACCATTAAGGAGTAAAATTTTCATGTTGTTCTCTTATTGTGGTCATTAGTATCCTCGGGAAGTGCTTTGCCAAACAGAGCAAGCCGGTTTCCCATAAAGGATAATGGTAATTTCCACGGAACCAATAGTATTTGCGAAAAGTAGTTTCTAATTGTATGATAAGAATAATTTTACTTTTGTCAAGAAGATATTGTGAAACGCGCTTGAGGTATGATGAGCCTCACATTTATGAAGATGAGTCCTCAAAAGCCGCCCCCCTTTTTGTGAAATTATCCTCTCTTTGGTTTATATTAGTCCCCGCAAAAAATAATATTGCCACATTCGGGGCACATTTGGACCTCGCATGACCTAGGTGCAGATTGTAAGCTCAGAGTGAGAGATGGAATTTTACGTATTATTTATCTCCCATCCATACTTAGATTATTAAAATAATGAGGAATAAAGAAATGGAAATTAAAAATAAAGTGATCATTGTAACGGGGGCTTCAGGCGGAATAGGCCTTGCCGCGGCAAGGCTCCTTGCAGAGCATGAAGCCAACGTTGTGCTGGTTGCCCGTTCGACCGAAAAACTTCAAAAGCTGAGTCAGGAAATCCCAAATTCATTTGCGGTAACCGCGGACATGCGCGATGAAATTGCAATACGCCAGATTTCTTTCAGAATACCATAAGCCGCGAGATGACCCATTCAGACAGGATGAAAATGATGCCGATGGATACAGCGGAAGCTGTGGCTGAAAAGATAGTGGAGGCCATAAAAAGCGAGGAAGCTGAGGTACTGGTTGAGAGCTTAAAGCAGGGTATAAAATAATTATGGCAGAAGCAACAACACTTGAAAAACCGCGGAGATTTGCTGCCCTTCAGCACAGGAATTTTACACTTCTTTGGACGGGACTTATTGTATCTAATGCCGGTACCTGGATGCAGAATGTTGCCCAGGGGTGGCTGGTACTGCAGCTGACGAATTCACCATTGT comes from Ignavibacteria bacterium and encodes:
- a CDS encoding choice-of-anchor A family protein, whose product is MKFSNLKKNRYRLSRSFQGTTADRILSIIFAVILLFAFSGSSAAQSVESVNNCDLSGFVTYTQGGWGSVASGNNPGTIRDEYFDQVFPNGLTVGGTYWIKITSSQAVVDYLHGQGTPDKLTRNYTNPTSTESGTFGVQMVALTLNVYFDEAGKIGTNSLQLKDLMIVSGPFAGKTVSEFMAIANAALGGQDISGAGYTYSDLNNAATKINENFDNGTSNKNYLTCPPPPTTASLGDFVWNDTNHNGIQESGEAGIPGVAVYLYVCNSNTVLQTTTTDASGFYHFTNLTPGDYYVQFVLPSGYTYSPMNAGTNDAVDSDANPNNLGKTGCYTLAAGDNNTTVDAGMYPTPQAPASLGDFVWLDTNHNGIQEAGELGLPNVTVQLFKCSDNSLVATTSTNPSGMYLFSNLPAGDYYIKVTVPSGYSVSPENEGTDDAKDSDINNAGQSSCVTLAAGDNNMTVDAGLYPTPPSPASIGDFVWNDTNHNGIQDSGEPGIPGVTVELYKCSDNSFVASKTTAADGSYHFTGLTPGGYYVKFILPTGYTFSPVNAGADNVDSDANPANMGQTACYTLAAGETNNTADAGMYPTPPQPASLGDFVWNDLNHNGIQDAGEPGIANVQVQLHDQTGAVVATTTTNASGYYIFNNLQPGQYYVHFTPPAGYTITSINQGTDDAKDSDIGMDGNTNWISLAAGENNMTVDAGMYTTPPQTACIGDFVWNDANHNGIQDANEVGISGITIELHKCSDNSLVAQTVSVGNGYYSFCDVPEGSYYVKFVTTGWTVSPINQDGDDKDSDIGPDGKTACFDVVPGHNNYTVDAGLYPPTPGNNGCVGDFVWNDLNHNGIQDVNEPGIPGVTVELHDCTTHALIATTVTNMFGHYQFYNVPAGSYYVKLNVPAGYNISPINQGSNDEKDSDIGGDGQSACFDVMAGVSNNSVDAGLYTTPQNLACIGDFVWLDLNHNGIQDAGEPGLYGVTAALYRCSDNGLVAWTTTNYFGQYTFPNIPAGDYYVKFTVPTGYTVSPALQGGNQALDSNPDATGKTACFTVAGGTSNVTIDAGMYPTPSDKGSIGDFVWKDLNGNGIQDANEPGVPGVTVELRKCSDHSLVASTTTDATGHYAFANVPAGSYFVKIIVPSGYTVSPINQGANDALDSDFGTDGQTACFDVVGGVNNNTIDAGLVPPVTTDLEVTKSASKIFLQCGEDFTYTVTVKNNGPVAASAVVVTDLEPAGADFTGSTPSQGTYNPTTGEWNVGNLAVGASATLTLNAKVDCTELSTSSLTLGAAEGYNIFVFNDLNQTGTSIQGKAAVGGNATMAAYSSIGSGLAANSGNVLVVGGNLTMVNGTVANGNVVYGGTTNLPQPSVTVPGGTLIHASPVNFAAAQAALSSLSGTLAGYGANGTTAFQWGSLTLTGTDPALNVFNVSGSDISASNNFVINVPNGSVVIVNISGQNPVWTGGMSLNGAAAGNALFNFYQAQTLKIQGIDVKGTVLAPLAALDFPSGIVSGQAIVKSLTGAGQFCNTPFIGSIPASKSFTNTAMITGNSPVDIIASNNSSSVTVTIGTQPGNGGQQPPICQFDGMISAFAFDCCNMYAATQGGKVYRSSDGGKTWQLFSEGLNAAYIWALTVVDGTVFAATEQGIYVFNGTKWTLVGCGNYDVHDLVGCNGTLYAATWGHGIQMSNDYGLNWIPVNTGFTVLPYIQSLTAVNGYIYAATLGSGIYRLQCGGTTWIPVSTSCQSFWSISGCQNYLYAASYGDGLYQSCDGTTWNKVTTLPCPYIYSIDVAPCGKVFVSSLMGGVYSSCDNGASWTQMGFDGYNVCAVVVDPATENVYLGTKAGEVYMLDASLTAVEGKDRLPKEFSLSQNYPNPFNPSTTISFAIPVAGKYTLKIYDMLGQEVTTLVNKELSAGYHKVVFDASRMSSGMYIYRLSGTNVQMIRKMMLVK
- a CDS encoding choice-of-anchor A family protein — protein: MKSRFLCTMFMLLWIIVLSGNSPAQTQCDLSKFATYTAAGWSCDATSDYDNIGRLRDFYFPQKFPNGLAIGGKYTIKLTSSQALVAYLKGDGNPDKLSHSYVNPSSTESGIFGIQVAALTLNAFADEILKSGSSYLLLKDLVIASGTLQGKTVSEFLALANKALGGEDAGYTVSVLNEIASRVNGNFEEGKVNRGYLSCPSEHGVLAIGDRVWLDSNKNGIQDQGEPGIQSVTVKLYNCDNTLSATAVTNAEGNYSFTNLGTGSYYIKVVVPEGYTVTLQDQGTNDAVDSDIDKDGKSKCYTPAGCKCDYDKIVDAGLYKTSQENYLLGDFVWNDLNGNGIQDQGEPGIQGITVELRNCVGTLISNRITDANGKYTFINVPVGSYFIKIVASNYTVSPKNQGADDAKDSDIGPDGKTECFNVAANVTNLTVDAGLIKQSQDCTDLEVVVTSSKTSLQCAETFTYTVTVKYLGPSAASSVVVGDVLPLGVDYLSANASQGSYNSSDGKWSVGSLAVGASAALKINVKVNCDEMAKKSLDFGPARDYNVFVFENLTQPSADTQGKMAVGGDAYLANYSVGDLLPPNSGNVLVVGGNLTFISGAINNGNAVYGGTTNLPQMAVSITGGTLINGRPIDFAQAKTYLQNLSMTLSGYTVNGTVSSQWGTMTLTGTDPFMNVFKISGSDLSNTHNLVINAPGGSVVIINVSGQNISWMGGMSVNGPAAGNIVFNFYQALTLKIQGIAVIGSVLAPLAALEFPAGLITGQVIVRCMTGSGQFNTAPFGGNISASFVITNTATLLSSVPVDIVLANNTSSVTVNVSTSGSGGGTIPITPTWSFGQLIYAFAFDGCNVYAATWGGKIYKSTDSGLTWVVFSETIESTYIWSLTVVQGRVFAATAKGIYVYNGTKWVVAGCANLDVHDIVFYNGVLYAATWSSGVYMSVDLGVSWKAINSGFNIWPVIQAITVAGNGDLYAATFGFGIYRLAYGTTTWVQVNCSFQMFWTIAASKTMLFAASYGDGLYQSVNGQTWTKVTTLPVQFIYTIGVAPCGRIYVSSLTGGIYMSEDNGLTWKHLGFDGCNVCALVVDPSTEEVICGTKSGEVYRLSASLTNGGEKPEIPAEFSLKQNYPNPFNPSTTIEFAAPEAGDYTLKVYDMLGREVATLLSGTLTAGYHKAVFNADKVPSGVYVYRLTGNKVAMSRKMMLVR
- a CDS encoding SDR family NAD(P)-dependent oxidoreductase, which translates into the protein MRNKEMEIKNKVIIVTGASGGIGLAAARLLAEHEANVVLVARSTEKLQKLSQEIPNSFAVTADMRDEIAIRQISFRIP